The following are from one region of the Actinoplanes sp. L3-i22 genome:
- a CDS encoding DUF4082 domain-containing protein: MRSRIISGVISALIVGAVIALPGVVLAADDPCGVNSNPIVCENSKTGLPLDDWYGDASWGDIEGFTTKVSVQPGESLKLKVNSPTTFTVTFIRLGYYNGDGARKMPTSPTTTFPAKVQDTCLKDPATGLVDCGNWTTNVTWTVPADAVSGVYMALLDQGGGQGYMPYPFVVANDNSTSNIVVQTSDETWQAYNSWGGQNLYEGGGPAPDGRAYKVSYNRPLRIAGDNSILGSEYPMIQWLERNGYDVSYASNLDVSTKPALLPKHKVYLSSGHDEYWDQGIWDNVKAAREAGVNLAFFSGNEAFWRTRWEPSIASDGGTNRTLVSYKTTKLAQNPPNGIADPSGQWTGTWQDPAGAGTGGNKPQNQITGTLFSVNGYRHDAITVSSQFKNLRLWDWTSIENLGTGEVATFPIGTLGYEWDSDVENAARPPGAVQFSSTTLQITDGTMLLDEGNNYGNGVATHNIMMYRDESSGALVFGSGTVQWSWGLSIRHNGLASSEDPRMQQATANLLADMGALPKTLQSNLHAVAKSTDTVGPTVNVTAPAAGATVPVLGAITITGTAADTGGGQLGRVEVSTDNGTTWNAATGLANWTYTWTPVAQGSATIKVRAVDDSLNFGTVKNVAVTVGPQQCPCTTYKTSDVPANVDSYDASPNELGAKFQVSVPATVTGVRFYKAATNTGTHLGRLYTTAGKLLAQGTFVNETASGWQTLQFGTPVTISANTPYIVSYYTPTGHYSYSSAYFTAKGAGDGIVKQLQSGVSGPNGVYKYGTGGGFPNLSWGDTNYWVDVVVDTSTAVTTPPVVTVKSPAAGDVGVARNAAVTATFDHDVDPEHLAFTLKTGGNTVAAKVSYDDTTRKATLRPDAALAANTQYTASVQATDVWGNAMTAPTTWSFTTGAGVSCPCTLFSPASTPDVESAGEANALELGTRFTSDVDGWVTGVKFYKGDRNTGEHTGTLWSATGQQLATGTFQNETASGWQTLTFATPVAVEADTAYVVSYHTNVGFYSYSGGYFSQARSSYPLTGVADSATGHNGLFKASAGTAFPDSSWNATNYWVDVVFTNTAP; this comes from the coding sequence TTGAGATCGAGAATAATTTCCGGCGTCATCTCGGCGCTGATCGTCGGGGCGGTGATCGCGCTTCCGGGCGTGGTCCTCGCGGCCGACGACCCATGCGGCGTCAACTCGAACCCGATCGTCTGTGAGAACTCGAAGACCGGACTGCCGCTCGACGACTGGTACGGCGACGCCTCCTGGGGCGACATCGAGGGCTTCACCACCAAGGTCAGCGTGCAGCCGGGGGAGAGCCTCAAGCTCAAGGTGAACTCGCCGACCACGTTCACGGTGACGTTCATCCGCCTCGGTTACTACAACGGCGACGGCGCGCGGAAGATGCCGACGTCACCGACCACCACGTTCCCGGCGAAGGTGCAGGACACCTGCCTCAAGGACCCGGCCACCGGCCTGGTCGACTGCGGCAACTGGACCACCAACGTCACCTGGACCGTGCCTGCCGACGCGGTCTCCGGCGTCTACATGGCGCTGCTCGACCAGGGCGGCGGGCAGGGCTACATGCCGTACCCGTTCGTCGTGGCCAACGACAACAGCACCTCGAACATCGTGGTGCAGACCTCGGACGAGACCTGGCAGGCCTACAACTCGTGGGGCGGCCAGAACCTGTACGAGGGCGGCGGCCCGGCGCCCGACGGCCGCGCCTACAAGGTCAGCTACAACCGGCCGCTGCGCATCGCCGGTGACAACTCGATCCTCGGCAGCGAATACCCGATGATCCAGTGGCTGGAGCGCAACGGGTACGACGTCAGCTACGCGTCCAACCTCGACGTGTCCACCAAGCCGGCGCTGCTGCCCAAGCACAAGGTGTACCTGTCCTCCGGCCACGACGAATACTGGGACCAGGGGATCTGGGACAACGTCAAGGCGGCCCGCGAGGCCGGCGTGAACCTGGCGTTCTTCAGCGGCAACGAGGCGTTCTGGCGGACCCGCTGGGAACCGTCCATCGCCAGTGACGGCGGCACCAACCGGACCCTGGTCAGCTACAAGACCACCAAGCTGGCGCAGAACCCGCCGAACGGCATCGCCGACCCGAGCGGGCAGTGGACCGGCACCTGGCAGGACCCGGCCGGCGCCGGGACCGGCGGCAACAAGCCGCAGAACCAGATCACCGGCACGCTCTTCTCGGTCAACGGCTACCGGCACGACGCGATCACGGTGTCCTCGCAGTTCAAGAACCTGCGACTGTGGGACTGGACGTCGATCGAGAACCTCGGGACCGGGGAGGTGGCGACGTTCCCGATCGGCACCCTCGGCTACGAGTGGGACTCCGACGTGGAGAACGCGGCCCGGCCACCGGGCGCCGTCCAGTTCTCCTCGACCACCCTGCAGATCACCGACGGCACGATGCTGCTCGACGAGGGCAACAACTACGGCAACGGCGTCGCCACCCACAACATCATGATGTACCGCGACGAGTCGTCCGGCGCGCTGGTCTTCGGCTCCGGCACCGTGCAGTGGTCGTGGGGCCTGAGCATCCGGCACAACGGGCTGGCGAGCTCCGAGGACCCGCGGATGCAGCAGGCCACCGCGAACCTGCTGGCCGACATGGGCGCGCTGCCCAAGACGCTGCAGTCGAACCTGCACGCGGTGGCCAAGTCCACCGACACCGTCGGCCCGACCGTCAACGTCACCGCCCCGGCGGCCGGCGCGACCGTGCCCGTCCTCGGCGCGATCACGATCACCGGGACCGCCGCCGACACCGGTGGCGGACAGCTCGGCCGGGTCGAGGTCTCCACCGACAACGGCACCACCTGGAACGCCGCCACCGGGCTGGCGAACTGGACGTACACCTGGACGCCGGTCGCCCAGGGCAGCGCCACGATCAAGGTCCGGGCGGTCGACGACAGTCTCAACTTCGGGACGGTCAAGAACGTCGCCGTGACCGTGGGGCCGCAGCAGTGCCCGTGCACCACGTACAAGACCAGTGACGTGCCGGCGAACGTCGACTCGTACGACGCGTCGCCGAACGAACTGGGCGCCAAGTTCCAGGTGTCGGTGCCGGCGACGGTCACCGGCGTCCGCTTCTACAAGGCGGCGACGAACACCGGGACGCACCTCGGACGCCTCTACACGACCGCGGGCAAGCTGCTGGCACAGGGCACGTTCGTGAACGAGACGGCCAGCGGCTGGCAGACCCTGCAGTTCGGCACGCCGGTGACGATCTCGGCGAACACGCCGTACATCGTGTCGTACTACACGCCGACCGGGCACTACTCCTACAGCAGCGCCTACTTCACCGCCAAGGGCGCCGGCGACGGCATCGTCAAACAACTCCAGTCCGGGGTGTCCGGGCCGAACGGTGTCTACAAGTACGGCACCGGCGGCGGGTTCCCGAACCTGAGCTGGGGCGACACCAACTACTGGGTGGACGTCGTCGTCGACACCTCGACGGCGGTCACCACGCCGCCCGTGGTCACCGTCAAGTCGCCGGCCGCCGGGGACGTCGGGGTGGCCCGCAACGCGGCGGTCACCGCCACCTTCGATCACGACGTGGACCCGGAACATCTGGCGTTCACGCTCAAGACCGGGGGGAACACGGTCGCGGCCAAGGTCTCCTACGACGACACCACCCGGAAGGCGACGCTCCGGCCGGACGCCGCGCTCGCCGCGAACACCCAGTACACGGCGTCGGTCCAGGCGACCGACGTGTGGGGCAACGCGATGACCGCGCCGACCACGTGGAGCTTCACGACCGGGGCCGGGGTGTCCTGCCCGTGCACGCTGTTCAGCCCGGCCTCGACGCCGGACGTGGAGAGCGCGGGCGAGGCCAACGCGCTTGAACTGGGCACGAGGTTCACCTCCGACGTCGACGGGTGGGTGACCGGTGTCAAGTTCTACAAGGGGGACCGGAACACCGGGGAACACACCGGGACGCTGTGGAGCGCCACCGGCCAGCAGTTGGCGACCGGCACGTTCCAGAACGAGACGGCCAGCGGGTGGCAGACGCTGACCTTCGCCACTCCGGTGGCGGTCGAGGCGGACACGGCGTACGTGGTCTCCTACCACACGAACGTGGGCTTCTACTCGTACAGCGGGGGCTACTTCTCGCAGGCCCGCAGCTCGTACCCGTTGACCGGGGTCGCTGACTCCGCCACCGGGCACAACGGGCTGTTCAAGGCGAGCGCCGGCACGGCATTCCCGGACTCCAGCTGGAATGCCACCAACTACTGGGTCGACGTCGTCTTCACCAACACCGCACCGTAA
- a CDS encoding glycosyltransferase: protein MRSLKRHLRARYGWLPLEELRNKVMLGHTAVGLGRFERSEVRRLLATLPGGVRPRAKVATVVLTYKRPDGVLRAVESVLAQTIRDQVVVVVDDGGGQLPDFPADPRLFVVSLRHNINVLGVSRNVGMALTESEYVAFLDDDNTWYPHHLETTLKRLDQGGPDAVYTAMRRVLPDGTQRDVLSVEFDRKLAWERCFLDTNPLVVRRLPGVRFSRLRRHGKVNPKEDWEFVYRFSRRRRVEHIPEPTVDYAINPDSYWTAWEMS, encoded by the coding sequence ATGCGTTCGTTGAAGCGGCACCTGCGAGCCCGTTACGGCTGGCTGCCCCTCGAGGAACTGCGCAACAAGGTGATGCTCGGGCACACCGCGGTCGGCCTCGGCCGGTTCGAGCGCTCCGAGGTGCGCCGGCTGCTGGCCACGCTGCCCGGCGGCGTCCGGCCACGGGCCAAGGTCGCCACCGTCGTGCTGACCTACAAGCGGCCCGACGGCGTGTTGCGCGCGGTCGAGTCGGTGCTCGCGCAGACCATCCGGGACCAGGTCGTGGTGGTGGTCGACGACGGCGGCGGGCAGCTGCCGGACTTCCCGGCCGACCCGCGGCTGTTCGTGGTGAGCCTGCGGCACAACATCAACGTGCTCGGCGTCAGCCGCAACGTGGGCATGGCCCTGACCGAGTCGGAGTACGTCGCGTTCCTCGACGACGACAACACCTGGTACCCGCACCACCTGGAGACCACCCTGAAGCGGCTCGACCAGGGTGGCCCGGACGCCGTCTACACCGCGATGCGGCGGGTGCTGCCGGACGGGACCCAGCGCGACGTCCTCTCCGTCGAGTTCGACCGCAAGCTCGCCTGGGAGCGCTGCTTCCTGGACACCAACCCGCTGGTCGTGCGGCGGCTGCCGGGCGTGCGGTTCAGCCGCCTGCGCCGGCACGGGAAGGTGAACCCCAAGGAGGACTGGGAGTTCGTCTACCGGTTCAGCCGCCGGCGCCGGGTCGAGCACATCCCGGAGCCGACGGTCGACTACGCCATCAATCCGGACAGCTACTGGACCGCCTGGGAGATGTCGTGA
- a CDS encoding oligosaccharide flippase family protein: MTDLNRRVATAARWSLVNTIVRRVGTFASGVVLARLFFGPYEWGLYAVGLLVLAMLLSLNEMGVSLALVRWKGDIRRFAPTVLTLSTLSSSAFYVLLWFSAPALAKALGSPDATLMLRVLCVSVIIDGIACLPLGQLNREFRQFPRTVVDILNFAINTAATIAFAAAGVGAMSFAWGSLIGNLVALVGFGLCAPGMLRFGWNTEQAKQLLRYGLPLASASLLTLGIVNVDSVVVGSILGPAALGIYAMAFNMSSWPVRMVSETARRVSFAGFSRLADSSQAEFASGFIRAFTLVIAAAVPICVVLGVLATPIIVFVYGDQWAAAGLPLQFLVALGLLRTAVELAYDCLATRVRKTLMFMQAWWLFTLIPLLILGAHLWGVPGVAAGHVVVAAVLVSPVFVVVLGRLGIPAGQILLACVRPALGGVAMGVVAWLAHHWLGGGFLGLAVAGVASFATYVPFVLPIIKRLRSGGAGTEEPVTAEPALA; this comes from the coding sequence GTGACGGATTTGAACCGACGGGTGGCCACCGCGGCCCGTTGGAGCCTGGTAAACACCATCGTCCGCCGGGTGGGCACGTTCGCCTCCGGCGTGGTGCTGGCCCGCCTGTTCTTCGGCCCCTACGAGTGGGGCCTCTACGCCGTCGGCCTGCTCGTGCTCGCGATGCTGCTGTCGCTCAACGAGATGGGCGTCAGTCTCGCGCTGGTCCGCTGGAAAGGCGACATCCGCCGCTTCGCTCCCACTGTGCTCACACTGTCCACATTGTCCAGTTCGGCGTTCTACGTACTGCTCTGGTTCTCCGCACCGGCCCTGGCGAAGGCGCTCGGCTCGCCGGACGCCACGCTCATGCTGCGGGTGCTGTGCGTCAGCGTGATCATCGACGGCATCGCGTGCCTGCCACTCGGTCAGCTCAACCGCGAGTTCCGGCAATTCCCGCGCACCGTGGTCGACATCCTGAACTTCGCGATCAACACCGCGGCCACCATCGCGTTCGCCGCCGCCGGCGTCGGCGCGATGAGCTTCGCCTGGGGCTCGCTGATCGGCAACCTGGTCGCCCTGGTCGGATTCGGGCTCTGCGCGCCCGGCATGCTCCGCTTCGGATGGAACACCGAACAGGCAAAACAATTGCTTCGGTACGGGCTTCCGCTCGCGTCCGCGAGTCTGCTCACGCTCGGGATCGTCAACGTCGACTCGGTCGTGGTCGGCTCGATCCTCGGCCCCGCCGCGCTCGGCATCTACGCGATGGCGTTCAACATGTCCAGCTGGCCGGTGCGGATGGTCTCGGAGACCGCGCGCCGGGTGTCGTTCGCCGGCTTCTCCCGGCTGGCCGACTCCTCGCAGGCCGAGTTCGCGAGCGGCTTCATCCGGGCGTTCACCCTGGTCATCGCGGCCGCCGTGCCGATCTGTGTGGTCCTCGGCGTGCTCGCCACGCCGATCATCGTGTTCGTCTACGGCGACCAGTGGGCGGCCGCCGGCCTGCCGCTGCAGTTCCTGGTCGCGCTCGGGCTGCTGCGCACCGCGGTCGAGCTGGCCTACGACTGCCTGGCCACCCGGGTCCGCAAGACGCTGATGTTCATGCAGGCCTGGTGGCTGTTCACGCTCATCCCGCTGCTGATCCTCGGCGCCCACCTGTGGGGCGTCCCGGGCGTCGCCGCCGGGCACGTGGTGGTGGCCGCCGTACTGGTCTCCCCGGTGTTCGTGGTGGTGCTCGGCCGGCTCGGCATCCCGGCCGGCCAGATCCTGCTCGCCTGCGTCCGCCCGGCCCTGGGCGGCGTGGCGATGGGCGTGGTCGCCTGGCTCGCGCACCACTGGCTCGGCGGGGGCTTCCTCGGCCTGGCCGTGGCCGGGGTCGCGTCCTTCGCCACGTACGTCCCGTTCGTGCTCCCGATCATCAAACGCCTTCGGTCCGGCGGCGCCGGCACCGAGGAGCCGGTCACCGCCGAGCCCGCGCTCGCCTAG
- a CDS encoding O-antigen ligase, which translates to MSTGSTAADVRRPTGRDRPGTTTAPASRPGRLYRSQQRLRTLGPDSLLAIYLVLLLVVPARLVVASIGATGTVANLFLLVALLWYAVSWLMRRVQSAPYTRAPRVALLFYVVAILLAYVAVGRRDADPLEYSAADRGLLQLLIWLPLILLTTSLTEYAQIDRLLKLFVKLCTGVAVLAMAEFVLKQSLTAWIVIPGLSSGSASELIARGDFVRPTATASNTLELAATLSMALPFAIQQAFYHTDRKPWRRWAPVFLIALATVMTVSRTSVIGLVIILFVLLPTWPAARVGKALLVMIPALGATRVLVPGLVGTLLGLFTAMLNGGDNSTNSRTATSADVGEFLSGHEWFGRGPGTFLPLLYRYTDNQYLLALLEVGVVGLVAIVCLYVTTIHCGGAGRRRFADPERRETGQAFVAVGFVMLVVTATFDTLSFPIVAGSTFLMLGLSGAYLSVARREQANMGDLPQ; encoded by the coding sequence ATGTCAACCGGGTCAACGGCAGCTGACGTTCGCAGACCGACCGGGCGGGACCGTCCGGGCACCACCACCGCACCGGCGTCCCGGCCGGGTCGCCTCTACCGCTCGCAGCAGCGGCTGCGCACGCTCGGGCCGGACTCGCTCCTCGCGATCTACCTGGTCCTGCTGCTCGTCGTCCCGGCCCGCCTGGTGGTCGCGAGCATCGGCGCGACCGGCACGGTGGCCAACCTGTTCCTGCTCGTCGCGCTGCTCTGGTACGCGGTGAGCTGGCTGATGCGGCGGGTGCAGTCGGCGCCGTACACCCGGGCCCCGCGCGTCGCGCTGCTGTTCTACGTGGTGGCGATCCTGCTGGCGTACGTGGCGGTCGGGCGCCGCGACGCCGATCCGCTGGAGTACAGCGCCGCCGACCGGGGCCTGCTGCAGCTGCTCATCTGGCTGCCGCTGATCCTGCTCACCACGTCGCTGACCGAGTACGCGCAGATCGACCGCCTGCTCAAGCTGTTCGTCAAGCTGTGCACGGGTGTGGCGGTGCTGGCGATGGCGGAGTTCGTGCTGAAGCAGAGCCTGACCGCCTGGATCGTGATCCCCGGCCTCTCCTCCGGCTCGGCGTCCGAGCTGATCGCCCGTGGCGACTTCGTCCGGCCGACGGCCACCGCGTCGAACACCCTGGAGCTGGCCGCGACCCTGTCGATGGCCCTGCCGTTCGCCATCCAGCAGGCGTTCTACCACACCGATCGCAAGCCCTGGCGGCGCTGGGCGCCGGTCTTCCTGATCGCGCTGGCCACCGTGATGACGGTGTCCCGCACCTCGGTGATCGGCCTGGTCATCATCCTGTTCGTGCTGCTGCCGACCTGGCCGGCCGCGCGGGTGGGCAAGGCCCTGCTGGTGATGATCCCGGCGCTGGGCGCCACCCGGGTGCTGGTGCCGGGCCTGGTCGGCACGCTGCTCGGGTTGTTCACCGCGATGCTCAACGGCGGCGACAACAGCACCAACTCGCGGACCGCCACGAGTGCCGACGTCGGCGAGTTCCTGTCCGGCCACGAGTGGTTCGGGCGCGGCCCCGGCACGTTCCTGCCGCTGCTCTACCGGTACACCGACAACCAGTACCTGCTGGCCCTGCTGGAGGTCGGCGTGGTCGGCCTGGTAGCCATCGTGTGCCTCTACGTGACCACCATCCACTGTGGCGGGGCCGGTCGCCGCCGTTTCGCCGATCCCGAGCGCCGGGAGACCGGTCAGGCCTTTGTGGCCGTCGGGTTCGTGATGCTCGTCGTAACGGCCACATTCGACACTCTGAGCTTCCCGATCGTGGCCGGATCCACTTTCCTGATGTTGGGCCTGTCGGGTGCGTACCTGAGCGTGGCCCGCCGCGAACAGGCGAATATGGGAGACCTTCCACAGTGA
- a CDS encoding glycosyltransferase family 4 protein, whose product MVKRPSVTILVANLPAEKDRRVIRECLSLEAAGFDVTVIAPRGDKSLTILPGSDRTRLRPYPIVVYGSGVLSFAAEFFWSFMWITIRLLGEIFRGRAQAVQVCNPPDIYFPLALLVRALGRPWVFDHHDLSPEVYVSRGGSPNPVVSRLLVLFEKLTLRTATAVFATNESFKENAVRRGVAPEKVTVVRNGPAFAEIRGRDDDQERAEGPLRVVYLGVFGPQDNVEGSVLAAEELIALRGRDDWRMILAGDGETAAGLRKLSADRGLTDVVEFTGWLNGPEVDALLRDADVALQPDLPTRMNQLSTMAKTVEYLGRGVPVVAADLIETHATVGDAGLYVPTGTPAEFAEAVNTLLDDPALRERMRKVGQERFRDFLSWEHQATEYIAVWHRLLGTPGATPRIPAQRRPADATSPVDVP is encoded by the coding sequence ATGGTGAAGCGACCGAGCGTCACGATTCTGGTGGCCAACCTCCCGGCCGAGAAGGACCGCCGCGTCATCCGCGAATGCCTCAGCCTCGAGGCCGCCGGGTTCGACGTGACGGTCATCGCGCCCCGGGGCGACAAGAGCCTCACGATCCTGCCGGGCAGCGACCGGACCCGGCTGCGGCCGTACCCGATCGTCGTCTACGGCAGCGGGGTGCTCTCGTTCGCGGCCGAGTTCTTCTGGTCCTTCATGTGGATCACCATCCGGCTGCTCGGCGAGATCTTCCGCGGGCGGGCCCAGGCGGTCCAGGTGTGCAACCCGCCGGACATCTACTTCCCGCTCGCGCTGCTGGTCCGGGCGCTGGGCCGGCCGTGGGTCTTCGACCACCACGACCTGTCCCCCGAGGTCTACGTCTCCCGCGGCGGGTCACCCAATCCGGTCGTCTCACGGTTGCTGGTCCTCTTCGAAAAACTGACTTTGCGTACGGCGACAGCCGTGTTCGCCACCAACGAGTCGTTCAAGGAGAACGCCGTCCGGCGTGGCGTCGCCCCGGAGAAGGTGACGGTCGTCCGCAACGGGCCGGCCTTCGCCGAGATCCGTGGCCGGGACGACGACCAGGAGCGGGCCGAGGGTCCGCTGCGCGTGGTGTACCTGGGCGTCTTCGGACCGCAGGACAACGTCGAGGGCTCGGTGCTGGCCGCCGAGGAGCTGATCGCCCTGCGCGGCCGCGACGACTGGCGGATGATCCTCGCCGGTGACGGCGAGACCGCCGCCGGCCTGCGGAAACTGAGCGCCGATCGGGGCCTGACCGACGTCGTCGAGTTCACCGGCTGGCTCAACGGCCCCGAGGTCGACGCGCTGCTGCGCGACGCCGACGTGGCCCTGCAGCCGGACCTGCCGACCCGGATGAACCAGCTCTCCACGATGGCCAAGACCGTGGAGTACCTGGGCCGCGGCGTCCCGGTGGTGGCCGCCGACCTGATCGAGACGCACGCCACGGTCGGCGACGCCGGCCTGTACGTGCCGACCGGCACCCCGGCCGAGTTCGCCGAGGCCGTCAACACGCTGCTCGACGACCCGGCGCTGCGCGAGCGGATGCGCAAGGTCGGTCAGGAGCGCTTCCGCGACTTCCTCTCCTGGGAGCACCAGGCCACCGAGTACATCGCGGTCTGGCACCGGCTGCTCGGCACGCCCGGCGCCACCCCGCGGATCCCGGCACAGCGCCGGCCCGCCGACGCCACCAGCCCGGTGGACGTGCCGTGA
- a CDS encoding glycosyltransferase — translation MTSVVIAAHNEAAVIGRCLDTLLADAAPGEFDVTVVANGCSDDTARVARDHGVRVIDLPAPGKAGALNAAEAVAAGFPRVYLDADINLTTSGLRDLAAACAQAPAATALRGLDLAGRPLLVRAYFSVHRHLPALRTGLFGRGVIALSEAGRARFDRFPDLVADDLFVDSLFTVDEKQQVTTVTSVVATPRRTGDLIRRLIRVRAGNAAMRAAAARGEITADVRAAGRSSWLKDVVLRRPWLAPAAVAYVGITVYAALRARRSGPVDWGHDTSTREEAHA, via the coding sequence GTGACCAGTGTCGTCATCGCCGCGCACAACGAGGCCGCGGTCATCGGACGCTGCCTGGACACGCTGCTCGCGGACGCCGCGCCCGGCGAGTTCGACGTCACCGTCGTCGCGAACGGCTGCTCCGACGACACCGCCCGGGTGGCGCGTGATCACGGCGTACGCGTAATCGATCTTCCTGCGCCCGGCAAAGCCGGCGCTCTGAACGCGGCCGAGGCCGTCGCCGCGGGTTTTCCCCGGGTCTACCTGGACGCCGACATCAACCTGACCACTTCCGGTCTGCGCGATCTCGCCGCGGCCTGCGCCCAGGCCCCGGCGGCGACCGCGCTCCGCGGCCTCGACCTGGCCGGGCGACCGCTGCTGGTCCGGGCGTACTTCAGCGTGCACCGGCACCTGCCGGCGCTGCGGACCGGCCTGTTCGGCCGCGGCGTGATCGCCCTGTCCGAGGCCGGCCGCGCCCGCTTCGACCGGTTCCCGGACCTGGTCGCCGACGACCTGTTCGTCGACTCGCTGTTCACCGTTGACGAGAAACAGCAGGTCACGACGGTCACCTCGGTGGTCGCCACGCCCCGGCGGACCGGCGACCTGATCCGCCGACTGATCCGGGTCCGGGCCGGCAACGCGGCGATGCGGGCCGCCGCCGCGCGCGGTGAGATCACGGCGGACGTCCGCGCGGCCGGGCGCTCGTCCTGGCTCAAGGACGTGGTGCTGCGCCGGCCCTGGCTGGCGCCGGCGGCGGTCGCCTACGTGGGCATCACCGTGTACGCGGCGCTGCGGGCGCGGCGCTCCGGCCCGGTCGACTGGGGCCACGACACCTCGACGCGGGAAGAAGCGCATGCCTGA
- a CDS encoding polysaccharide deacetylase family protein: protein MPEHINILFHGIGAPQRELEPGEAGYWITEAAFEAILDEITSWSFPVNLSFDDSNSSDVEIALPALLERGLTAEFFVLAGRLEAAGSLGEDDLRELLKHGMAVGTHGMHHHPWRGMSAATTETELAEARDRIAGVTGRPVTRAACPLGRYDRATLSALRHLGYTTVFTSDRRPATPGAWLQPRFSVYDNDTPASVRAAVQRSRRLPIRARNAAATLVKSLR from the coding sequence ATGCCTGAGCACATCAACATCCTGTTCCACGGCATCGGCGCCCCGCAGCGCGAGCTGGAGCCGGGCGAGGCCGGCTACTGGATCACGGAGGCCGCGTTCGAGGCGATCCTGGACGAGATCACGTCCTGGTCCTTTCCGGTCAACCTGAGCTTCGACGACAGCAACTCCTCGGACGTCGAGATCGCCCTGCCCGCGCTGCTCGAGCGCGGCCTCACCGCCGAGTTCTTCGTGCTCGCCGGCCGCCTCGAAGCCGCCGGCAGCCTCGGCGAGGACGACCTGCGTGAACTGCTGAAACACGGCATGGCGGTGGGCACCCACGGCATGCACCACCACCCGTGGCGGGGCATGTCCGCGGCGACCACCGAGACCGAGCTGGCCGAGGCCCGGGACCGGATCGCGGGCGTCACCGGCCGCCCGGTCACGCGCGCGGCGTGCCCGCTGGGCCGTTACGACCGCGCGACGCTTTCCGCGCTGCGCCACCTCGGCTACACCACGGTCTTCACCAGCGACCGGCGCCCGGCCACCCCTGGCGCCTGGTTGCAGCCGCGCTTCAGCGTCTACGACAACGACACCCCCGCTTCGGTACGGGCTGCCGTACAGCGCTCCCGCCGCCTGCCGATCCGCGCCCGCAACGCCGCGGCGACCCTGGTCAAGAGCCTGCGTTAG
- a CDS encoding DUF1851 domain-containing protein, with protein sequence MELTKQFSADQYANALAAWSWLDLDGKTPRFTSLFGDVFLEDRRGGWWLLDTFEGALVPQWPDAASMTAELDTDDGQDRYLLGGLALGAFHRRGLELGPDDVYAWAPPPMITGSFAVDEIQVFQFVVVLTIMGQMHQQYG encoded by the coding sequence GTGGAGCTCACCAAGCAGTTCAGCGCCGACCAGTACGCCAACGCGCTGGCCGCCTGGTCCTGGCTCGACCTGGACGGGAAGACGCCCCGGTTCACGTCGCTGTTCGGTGACGTGTTCCTGGAGGACCGGCGGGGCGGGTGGTGGCTGCTCGACACGTTCGAGGGCGCGCTCGTCCCGCAGTGGCCGGACGCCGCCTCGATGACCGCGGAGCTGGACACCGACGACGGGCAGGACCGGTACCTGCTGGGCGGGCTGGCGCTGGGCGCGTTCCACCGGCGGGGGCTGGAGCTCGGCCCGGACGACGTCTACGCCTGGGCGCCGCCGCCGATGATCACCGGCAGCTTCGCGGTGGACGAGATCCAGGTGTTCCAGTTCGTCGTCGTGCTGACCATCATGGGCCAGATGCACCAGCAGTACGGCTAA
- a CDS encoding PadR family transcriptional regulator encodes MREPTFWALTVLASGPHHGYGLIQAAARLSDGRVRLQPGTLYATLDRLGAEGLVQLDREEIVDGRARRYYRLTEDGAAALDAEQARLRASADAARAQLAARKGLGTAPA; translated from the coding sequence ATGCGGGAGCCGACGTTCTGGGCCCTGACCGTGCTGGCCTCCGGGCCGCACCACGGATACGGCCTGATCCAGGCGGCTGCCCGGCTCTCCGACGGACGGGTGCGGCTGCAGCCGGGCACGCTCTACGCGACGCTCGACCGGCTCGGCGCCGAGGGGCTCGTCCAGCTGGACCGGGAGGAGATCGTCGACGGGCGGGCGCGGCGCTACTACCGGCTGACCGAGGACGGCGCGGCGGCCCTGGACGCCGAGCAGGCCCGGTTGCGGGCCAGCGCGGACGCCGCCCGGGCGCAGCTCGCCGCCCGCAAGGGCCTCGGGACGGCGCCGGCATGA